A single genomic interval of Patescibacteria group bacterium harbors:
- a CDS encoding elongation factor 4 (back-translocating Elongation Factor EF4; binds to the ribosome on the universally-conserved alpha-sarcin loop), translating to YKNTEYLDESRVILHYDLPMASILTDFYDKMKSASSGFASINYEFLDYRPAKVVRLDILVAEEPIEALSTIVYEDEAFRQGRAVVEILKDTLPRQMFVVKLQAAVQGKIIAAERLSALRKDVTAKLYGGDVSRKKKLLEKQKKGKKKMMVAGRGSVEIPPETFVKILKK from the coding sequence TTACAAAAATACCGAGTATCTTGACGAGTCGAGAGTAATTTTGCATTATGATCTGCCCATGGCTTCGATCTTGACTGATTTTTATGATAAGATGAAAAGCGCGAGTTCCGGATTTGCTTCGATCAATTATGAATTTTTGGATTATCGTCCGGCTAAAGTGGTCCGGCTGGATATTTTGGTGGCCGAAGAGCCGATCGAAGCATTATCGACGATCGTTTATGAAGATGAGGCTTTCCGGCAAGGACGGGCCGTGGTGGAAATTTTGAAAGATACCTTGCCCCGGCAGATGTTTGTGGTTAAATTACAGGCGGCGGTGCAGGGAAAAATAATCGCGGCCGAACGCTTGTCGGCTTTGCGCAAAGACGTTACGGCCAAATTATATGGCGGCGATGTGTCGCGCAAGAAAAAACTTTTGGAAAAGCAGAAAAAAGGCAAAAAGAAAATGATGGTTGCCGGGCGGGGATCGGTTGAGATACCGCCGGAAACATTTGTAAAAATTTTAAAGAAATAA
- the recJ gene encoding single-stranded-DNA-specific exonuclease RecJ — protein MNKVWQIAPKVREEFFRKFPEYDRVILQLLHNRGLKESEEIDLFLHGRFENNLNPFLFNKMEEAINLTIAHIKAGDKICVYGDYDADGMTASALLNEVLSTLRADSFVYIPDRGSEGYGLHHEAIDKAIKKGAKLLITVDGGIRNKKEVDYAAGRGLKIIITDHHTPPEQAADLPLCPTINPHLKGEKYPFKFLAGVGVAFKFSQALVEKSKLSVEQKKKILEKTLDLVAIGTVADCVTLMGENRLLLKKGLEILNATKRIGLKELLKAAKIEDRELEAWNIGFQIAPRLNASSRMGSAGNAYNLLSTKVKAEAEKEAQLLNDRNQRRQKETEELVGEVEEQIKKQLDEKIIIGICPEKSQPWNEGIIGLVAGKIAEKYYKPTLIITKTGKGYKGSGRSIEEFNLFKAIEEAGDFLGNHGGHPMACGFNLSIANLHAFADQIRKIARRELGEMELEPKLKIDCEILIDEASRSLYREILRLAPFGQHNPEPKFLSENIQIKDIVKMGASSQHIKFRFNSSEGARAGGLWGVGFNHAEEWGDFKIGDTVDAVYTLDENEFNGNTSLQLKLVDLKLHGSELIKKGHWSPEMVYVD, from the coding sequence ATGAATAAGGTTTGGCAGATCGCCCCCAAAGTCCGTGAAGAATTTTTCCGGAAGTTTCCCGAATATGACCGGGTGATTTTGCAATTGCTCCATAATCGCGGCCTAAAAGAGAGCGAAGAGATCGATCTTTTTCTGCATGGCCGCTTTGAAAATAATCTCAATCCTTTTTTGTTCAATAAAATGGAAGAGGCGATCAATTTGACCATCGCCCATATCAAAGCTGGAGATAAGATCTGTGTTTATGGCGACTATGATGCCGATGGCATGACCGCCTCCGCCTTGCTCAATGAAGTTTTAAGCACTTTGCGCGCTGATAGTTTTGTTTATATTCCCGACCGCGGGAGCGAGGGCTATGGCTTGCATCATGAAGCGATCGACAAGGCGATAAAAAAAGGCGCTAAGCTTTTGATCACCGTTGACGGCGGCATCCGCAATAAAAAAGAAGTCGATTATGCCGCGGGGCGAGGTTTAAAAATAATCATTACCGACCATCATACTCCGCCGGAGCAAGCGGCTGATCTGCCTCTTTGCCCGACCATCAACCCTCATCTTAAGGGAGAAAAATATCCCTTTAAATTTTTAGCCGGCGTGGGCGTGGCTTTTAAATTTTCCCAGGCCCTGGTGGAAAAATCAAAATTAAGCGTTGAGCAGAAAAAAAAGATTTTGGAAAAGACTCTGGATCTGGTGGCGATCGGCACGGTCGCCGATTGCGTGACTTTAATGGGTGAAAATAGGCTGCTTTTAAAAAAAGGCTTGGAAATATTGAATGCGACCAAACGGATCGGTCTGAAAGAATTGCTGAAAGCCGCTAAGATCGAAGACCGGGAATTAGAGGCTTGGAATATCGGTTTTCAAATCGCGCCGCGCCTTAATGCCTCGAGCCGGATGGGTTCGGCCGGCAACGCCTACAATTTGCTTTCCACCAAGGTTAAAGCTGAAGCGGAAAAAGAAGCGCAATTATTGAACGACCGCAATCAGCGTCGGCAGAAAGAAACGGAAGAATTGGTTGGGGAAGTCGAAGAACAGATCAAAAAACAATTGGACGAAAAAATAATCATCGGCATTTGTCCGGAAAAATCTCAGCCGTGGAACGAAGGGATCATCGGTTTGGTGGCCGGAAAGATCGCCGAGAAATATTATAAGCCGACTTTGATCATTACCAAAACCGGGAAGGGGTATAAAGGCTCGGGACGGAGCATTGAAGAATTTAATTTGTTCAAGGCGATCGAGGAAGCCGGCGATTTTTTAGGAAATCATGGCGGCCATCCAATGGCTTGCGGGTTCAATTTATCGATTGCTAATCTGCACGCTTTTGCCGATCAGATCAGAAAAATAGCCAGGCGCGAACTAGGCGAGATGGAATTGGAGCCGAAATTAAAAATTGACTGCGAGATTTTGATCGATGAAGCCAGCCGTTCGCTTTATCGGGAAATATTGCGTCTGGCGCCCTTTGGCCAGCATAATCCTGAACCAAAATTTTTGAGCGAGAATATTCAAATTAAAGATATTGTGAAAATGGGAGCCTCAAGCCAGCATATAAAATTTCGCTTTAACTCTTCCGAAGGCGCCAGGGCTGGCGGTTTGTGGGGAGTTGGTTTCAATCACGCTGAGGAATGGGGAGATTTTAAGATCGGCGACACGGTCGATGCGGTTTATACTTTGGATGAGAATGAATTCAACGGCAATACCAGTCTGCAGTTAAAACTGGTTGACCTTAAATTGCATGGCAGCGAATTGATCAAAAAGGGGCATTGGTCGCCGGAGATGGTCTACGTTGATTAA
- a CDS encoding ribonuclease HI family protein, with the protein MATDSKNKKLIIYTDGGARGNPGPAAIGAVLQNEAGETVAEISEYIGETTNNQAEYRAVIAAMEKAKKLGAEELQFFLDSELVVCQLNREYKVRDKGLAPLFMKIYNGSMSFKKVTFKHIRRELNVEADRLVNLALDKREKG; encoded by the coding sequence ATGGCGACGGATAGTAAAAATAAGAAATTAATAATCTATACTGATGGCGGCGCCCGGGGCAATCCCGGTCCGGCGGCGATTGGCGCGGTTTTGCAAAACGAGGCAGGGGAGACGGTCGCGGAAATTTCCGAATACATCGGCGAGACCACCAATAATCAGGCAGAATATCGGGCAGTGATCGCGGCGATGGAGAAAGCGAAAAAGCTCGGCGCCGAGGAATTGCAGTTTTTTTTGGACAGCGAATTGGTCGTCTGCCAATTAAATCGCGAATACAAAGTCCGCGATAAAGGGCTGGCCCCGCTCTTTATGAAAATTTATAACGGATCAATGAGCTTTAAGAAGGTCACCTTCAAACATATCCGCCGGGAACTCAATGTTGAAGCGGATCGATTAGTTAATTTGGCGCTGGACAAGAGAGAAAAGGGTTAA